Sequence from the Drosophila subpulchrella strain 33 F10 #4 breed RU33 chromosome 3R, RU_Dsub_v1.1 Primary Assembly, whole genome shotgun sequence genome:
CAAAACGACTCTCTTCGCGGAGAGACAAGTGCAGCATGCGAAAAGGGAtagagagacagagagagagcgaATGCTGGGGCCCCTGGAAACACGCACACACCCACAAGCACGCTCGggaatataaaaacaaacataaagATAAACCATAAAAGAGATGACTGACAAAACAAAGGAGGCGCGGccaataaataattaataattaaacccattgaattgttaaatattttagttggTAGTTAGGCATTCTTATTGGGAAAAGCACGTATATACAAATGCAAGGCGTCCCGAGAGAGAGAGCGAACGcacttacacacacacatacaaagGCAAGGGTGGAAGGGGCGGCGGGGAGAAGGAAGAAGAAGCAGAGCAGCCAAATGGCCGCCGCTCAAAAGGAAGAACACGATGGAATAAGGAAATAAtgaaacacacacacacacaatcgGAAAAATATTTCAGCAACACAAAAAAGAAACAGGAATCATATCAATTATTCAGGCACACACTTAATTGATTTTTACCTTTTTCGGCCAATATACTAAGTAAATTCGCAAACTATTTATACATGTttgcatacatatatacaaaaagCGGTCTGgaaatacacacacatacacatgcCGCCGTAGTGGAAAAGGAGACCCGATGATGACAATGTAAAATGAAACAGGAGTAATTTACGGTTTTTTTGGCATTCTTTTTTCCTTCGTTCCGAAACACTTACACATGCACTTAAAAAAGCCTTCGCATTTGCATTTCCTTCGAtggtgtgagtgtgtgtgtgctctCGTTAAATACGAAAtttagaatatttaaattacaattatttacACAGGATGATGAAGAAGAAATCGGCCAGGAATTTCTTCAACGTCGCCGCCGTCCGTCGCAAAAACGATAATAAAAGCGAAATGCAAAGACACACTGGCCAAATACAACTACAACAAGGAGCGAGAGAGGAGAGAACAAGAACCCCAAGAAGGAGGGCAGTGCTGGCAAACGTGCGAAATCAACAGAGAGAGCGAGTGAGCATGCTCAAAGAGAGCGGGGGTGTGAGCACAAAAGACCgacaatttattttacttttattaacatgcgcgcaaaatatttatataaattgatTACACATTTTCCTGTTCTTTTATCACCCCCCTTAGTTCTCTTCATTCTTCACCCTGGCAAATGAATTACGCTCCGCCGGCCAAAttgtttatatattatttatcaaTCGATTTTAGGGGCATGCCAAATTTGATTAGACGCCAGacgcacacaaacacacacagcCGCACAAACAGCCGAACACTCGcgcatacatacacacacacacaccacagtgtttgttttgtttttgtttgcggcttttttttttttatcagttTTTGATTCTTTTTGCAGCCGCACATTTTGTTCTTATGTACTGCCGAGTGGAGTTGCACAAAATAGCATCGAATTATCACTAAGGGGTAGCAGTCTTAAAActcttttcattttttatcgTTGTTGGGCACACACACCTTAGcttatttgaaaaatttacATATTACAAGCACGCCGTTCTAGGTCTGCTTCTTCTTACGCGCGAACATTTAGTAAGGCAGCAGCGCGACTGTTCAAATATACCGTCACTCTCCGAACAAATTGCTGGTATTTTGGTACTCAAATCTGCGTGAATGTATGGTCTCACCAATAATTGGCAGCGATAGCCGAGACAGCCACCTATTATTTGCATGTGAGCGCATTTGAAATCTCTCTTGTGTATCTGGAATTTTTCTGGTATATACCATCAGTACGGTCTCACAAAAAGTGGACCGCGATAGCCGAGACACCCTCCTAACATTTGCGTGTGACCGTATTTTTACGCAGATTTGAGCATATTCACCACAGGATACTAAAGTGGGCAGTAAGgtgaattttcaatttaagcTTTGCGGGCCTAACATTTTGGGCtagttcttttttttcttgagTTGGCTGGACTGTTAATGATATATAATTTCAATGTCACTATCagtaatatattttcttttgttgTTTACCAACCGACTGAGCGcatttttcgatttttcgAACAAAGCGctgaatttcttaaaaaacaaGTCGTCAATACAAGCTATTTTCATAATAACGGTCGATTAGACTTGGATTTATGCTTACGTGAATGGAAAAAGAAAGGGACGTTTGATTTGGGTTTCCACGTTGTAAAAACGAGTAGCATTTCGATATTCCGAAATGATGGCGAAGTATAAATAAAGTATTATAAGTATCATACACCAAAACACTATGTTTCCTATTAAACTGACTATGATTAACTATCAACTAACAAGTTTCAACGTTGAAAGGAATCTTTTAAATCAACGGCTTTCAATCGCAGCTTACAAACGATCGAAAGATTTCTTTTTGATAGTAGGTATAATATTTAACAGACCTTCTCCCCTATGAAACTTCCAAGATTGTTCATTAACCCACCTAAGCACCTTTAAATAAATCTTCAAGTGTAGGTCTAATgcgtttatttaaatttgtaatcgATTGAAATAGCTGCAATCAACTGAAGTTACTTGTTATACTGGATTTATTCCGTACAAATTAAATGGTCTTCTTTGGAGCCTTCCCCGCAAAACAGAAACATTTTGAACTACTCTAATACAtatatgttatttatttgaaaattgCAATCAAATTAGAAATCGTTCTTCCAAATTACACTTCATTACAGAGGAGTGTGGTAAACGTCTTTTCGTTTTCTCAGCAATAAATCGGAATATGTATGTAGTTAATGTTTGTTGTTTAAGGATGGGAAGGTTCACGAAAGTCCAGAAGGTCCTGTCctggtttttctttttgtattttgtggTCTTATTTCTTATTCGCAGATAATgggttttcttatttttttcaatattcatTTTATGTTGACCTTAAGGGATGGGTTGGGTatggaaatgttttttgttttgttttaatttttaggcAGCTACCGATTCGGCATCGTTGTAGACATCCGAAACATATTCCTCGTTGGCATCATTGTCGCCATCGGAGCTCCACTTGAGGCCATCTCCTTTGGTTGGTGTGCCATCCGTACGACGTCCCTCATCGTTCAACTCCTTCTTGCTGTTGTTGTGCTCGCCCTGGTCGGTGGAATCGGCATCATCTGCATCATCGCTAGTGGCCTTGGGTTGGCGACCACGTGGCTTGGGAGTTCCCTCCTTGGGCGCCTTGCCGGCGGTAAGTGAGGGACGTCCGCGCTTCTTTGGCGCCACTGCCGTCTTCTCCGGCGAGGATTGCACCTCCTCCACGGAGTTATCGTCGTCCTCATCATCGCCATTATCCTCGGCCACCTGTTTCTCGGCGGCGGGAGCGGCATTGGCCTTTGGGCGACCGCGTGGACGACCGGTGGGCACGTAGGCGTTGTTGCCACCGCTGCTGCCGCCCGACTTGTTCTGTGGCGGACGACCACGCTTCTTGGGCACTGGTGGCTCATCATCACCATCGCCATTGTAATCGTCACCCTGTGCCCGCTTCTTGGGTCTTCCCTGGCCGCGTCCCGAGCGCGATATGTTTAGGTTGACGGATCCAGCGGATGGCCGGCCTACCTGCCGAGGTTCCTCAACGCTGCTATCATCATCGTCGTTATCCTGGTTGTCTGTTGCGAAAGGGAAAGGtcagaaattaaatataacttgtcgaaataaaaatgaaataattaaataaataattaattaaattctatcatgtgctagaaaaaaaaactaacTTAACTTTATTTCCAGGAAACCGTTATATTTTCAGCGTTGACAGGTCTTTTTCAAGAACCTTTGTCCATATGCTAAAACTATTCTTAAAATATCTGTCTAGTCTATAaggcttttatttttttaaatgctcatttaacatttttttatttccaataTTGCGTTGGGAAGTTTTTTTTCTATTGATTATAGTTATGAATATTTACTTGGTAAAAGTTAGTCTACTTGTTAGTTTTTACGACTGTTCATgacttgaaaaaaaaacatatgtatgtatatgttgatgaataatataaatagATTTAACCTTGACtttgattaaatttaaattctacACCTAAACTTTTTTCGTAAGGACAGTTTCTATCAAAAGGTTCTTGCCGAGCAAATTCCGAAGGTAGGCACCCAAAGCCTACCTGGAGGTCTGTGAAAAACCACAGGTAGCCTCAAGATAAAGGTATGAGTTAgtgtaaaaaaaacaaacaagaacCCATAGTTTGAAACGGGACGGTCCAATATGTGAAGATTTCGAAGCTACGCAGAAGTAAACATATGAAAATAAACTGCGCTGTACGCGATTTACCCGGCGTATATTTGCTTTCTGAACGCAATCGACGAAAAGAGTGGAATCTGTACTTTTTTCAGGACATTATCATTTTAGATGCTAAGATTTGAAaggtaaattttaaaaaggataaatatattttacattttctaaaactatttaattataaagatTTATGACAtctttatacattttctttttacCTCATTTCTACTTTACTTGTACTTTGCATATTGGATACACACTGTACCTACTTAAATGCGTGATGAAACTGGAGGGCGGTCCTACAAAGGGATTATTGGGCTTGCAAGTTGAGGACGTGTTTGCAGTTTTTTCTTTTGCTAAGAAAAATGGCAAATTCTTCTTATGTTATTATGAACATATGTACTTCAGAATGACCAATATAAAGGGGGTCTTAAATATGCATATCAGAAAGTTTTGGACTACAGTACTTGGGACACATGTGGAAATTATAGGATATGCGTATTATAACGACAAGTTTGTAAAGGGGTATGTGTTGTTAGTATGGAATGGCATGGAAAGATATATGTTATATGTTAAGTAATACTACTGTACTTGGGTTTCTATTGAGTTGTTATGGGATTGTAGACTTTGGGAATGGGATTATAACtataatgttttatttgtaaTGGTTGTATAtggtaagatatattatggaTTTTGTGAGTAAATTATAGGTTGTACATGGATGTTGGGTACTACTGTACTTGGCTTCTATAGGTTACATTTAAGATTGTACTTGCCTTCCTCCTCGCTATCGCTGGGCTGGTGCTTCTTGGGCCTGCCGGCCTTGCGTTTTTTGGCGGAACCAGGCGACTTGGCTGCATCGCTaccaccaccgccgccgcctcctCCAATGCTCCTGGGACGACCCCTGCCCTTGGCCGGCGgagagggggagggggagggAGAGCGGTTGTTGGCCACCTCGTTGTCGGAGCCCTCCTCGCCCTCCTTTTCCACCTCCTCCACCTCGTCCTCATCCTGATCGTCGTCGTTTTGGATTTTGGACGCCTTGGGCGGACGACCCCGCTGAcctcctcctccaccgccGCCTGATAAATTCGATCCCTTGTTCTTGGCGGGACGACCGCGCTTTTTGGCGCCCGGCGAAGATGCCGCCGACGCCGCCGCCGAGGAGGATCTACCACCGCTGCCTGCCTTTGGCGGTCGGCCGCGTTTCTTTACAGCAACTTCCTCcatttttccttgtttttttccgGCCTGTATTTAATTAGCAAACGAATAAAGAAAATCCTTCTTCGGTTTTCTTTTCTGCGCCTTTTTTAGCGGCGTCccttcacacacacacacacactcacgaGCACACGCTTCgtctctctatctctctcgTGTTGGGTGCAAAATACACAAGCACGCTCGCTCTTTGGCTCGCTCTCGagacgcacacacacacgcttACTTATTTTCGCTTGCCTCCTCTTCTTCTTCGCTTTTTGTTTGCCGAAAATCGAGCTGGAAAAATATGCAGAATAACAATATCAATTGCTTGCTTAAATGCGTGTTAGTGCGACACAAAAAAATTGTGAAAAAATGCCTGGAAAATTATAGTATTTTCTAGAGCCACAAAAGGCCGACCCGCGTTACTTACTCGCTtcgccaattttttttaattgtaaaataCGCGCACGCTAGTAGAGGTGAGAAACATCGATTTTAACATCGATgtcatcgatgttttcaaaGCATCGGTAACATCGACGGTAATCGATATTCGGCAAGCCAACATCGATGTTATCCATCTCTAATTCCGGATATTAAAGGAAAAAACAGGACCGCTCATGCTCTCTTTTCGGAGAGCAAGAGCAAAAATCGTTTATCTCGTTGCTTACGTTGGCTTACGTTCGACGATTTCGTGGGAAGAGAAACTATCTTAACAACACTGTTAAACCGTTGTAGATTCGAATTTGAGTTTTATATGCTATTGTTATGATATTTCGTTATAATTATGTTATTGTTATAAAACGTAAATCTAAAATTGAACAATTATTCTGAGTAATACTTACAGCCCTTATATGTCGTCTTTCGAAACCtgttcttttattttatatttcgcaaataaaatttaaaaataacgaTTTAATGAAACACATCGACAATCATGAAttgtaatattatatatttttaaaatcgcaTTTTGGTTTAAATAAGACTCAAAAAACCACCAAAAAATGTAAGAAAGAAAAACTAACTTTTAATGTTCTTACTTGTCCGATCGAAGAAAGTTAAGTTCTGTTACATGACAGAAGCGAaaccttttaaatatttgaagcAAGAACTTTTGACTCCAGGCATACTAGAAGAAAATTCTTCGTTACCGAACTTTAAATGATtgattattatacccgttactcgtagagtaaaagggtatactcgattcgtcgaaaagtatgtaacaggcagaaggaagcgtttccgaccccattaattatataaattcttgatcaggatcactagccgagtcgatctagccatgtccgtctgcctgtctgtccgaattttttttggaaattttattcTTAGGACTAGGACACTGCTACCAAACTGGCAGCTTAATCTAATCAGTTtttaattcaagaacaatgtgcTTCTTTTAGCTGTGAAcgatttgattttaattaattttactgCACTTTCTTGGGCATATCC
This genomic interval carries:
- the LOC119561513 gene encoding chromosomal protein D1, translated to MEEVAVKKRGRPPKAGSGGRSSSAAASAASSPGAKKRGRPAKNKGSNLSGGGGGGGQRGRPPKASKIQNDDDQDEDEVEEVEKEGEEGSDNEVANNRSPSPSPSPPAKGRGRPRSIGGGGGGGGSDAAKSPGSAKKRKAGRPKKHQPSDSEEEDNQDNDDDDSSVEEPRQVGRPSAGSVNLNISRSGRGQGRPKKRAQGDDYNGDGDDEPPVPKKRGRPPQNKSGGSSGGNNAYVPTGRPRGRPKANAAPAAEKQVAEDNGDDEDDDNSVEEVQSSPEKTAVAPKKRGRPSLTAGKAPKEGTPKPRGRQPKATSDDADDADSTDQGEHNNSKKELNDEGRRTDGTPTKGDGLKWSSDGDNDANEEYVSDVYNDAESVAA